A region of Paraburkholderia sp. BL23I1N1 DNA encodes the following proteins:
- a CDS encoding citrate synthase, with translation MAKDLLTRSEVLELLNIKAGTLYAYVSRGLIKTAPHPDGRKSLYFRTDVDRVRSRKRGRPPQIAAAESTMHWGAPVVASAITQIAEAGPSYRTRPAVEMARAGVSFESVAQLLMTGMWQDNFAAWPAIDTPEDVKQLIDHYQASQVATDIGNLLGMVTFALGMRGRGPAEIADGASVPAARLLMQTMAGCLGFLQTSRRFAARQAFESLPAFILRVSGVDVSPEALRALNGAMVVLADNELAPATFAARIAASTNADLFNCVAAAIGSHLGFSTGTATHKVESALLQTTSAKDLAQRKSLVKEYGASLFGFNHPMYPGGDPRADVILDLVQALPRLESGTRNTLAFLAELRAQQQAHPGVAIALVTLARALGMPDGSATAIWVLSRTSGWVAHVLEQRTMGFLLRPRAKYIGSAALR, from the coding sequence ATGGCCAAGGATTTATTGACTCGAAGCGAAGTGCTCGAATTGCTCAACATCAAGGCGGGCACGCTCTACGCGTACGTGAGCCGGGGCTTGATCAAGACGGCTCCGCACCCGGACGGTCGCAAGAGCCTGTATTTCCGGACCGACGTAGATCGTGTTCGCAGCCGCAAACGTGGGCGACCGCCGCAGATCGCCGCGGCGGAATCCACGATGCACTGGGGTGCGCCGGTAGTGGCCTCTGCAATCACACAGATTGCCGAGGCGGGCCCGTCCTACCGGACCCGCCCGGCCGTCGAAATGGCACGCGCGGGAGTGTCGTTCGAATCGGTCGCGCAATTGCTGATGACAGGAATGTGGCAAGACAATTTCGCGGCCTGGCCGGCCATCGACACGCCGGAAGATGTGAAGCAGCTGATTGATCATTACCAGGCGTCGCAAGTGGCCACCGATATTGGCAATCTGCTCGGCATGGTGACATTCGCGTTGGGTATGCGCGGCAGGGGACCGGCGGAAATCGCGGACGGCGCATCCGTGCCGGCCGCAAGGCTCCTGATGCAAACGATGGCTGGCTGCCTGGGTTTCCTGCAGACGTCGCGCCGCTTCGCAGCGCGCCAGGCATTCGAGTCGCTTCCGGCGTTTATTCTGCGCGTCAGCGGCGTTGATGTCTCGCCGGAGGCTCTGCGCGCATTAAATGGAGCGATGGTCGTACTCGCCGATAACGAACTGGCGCCGGCGACATTCGCCGCGCGCATTGCTGCATCGACCAACGCTGACCTCTTCAACTGCGTTGCAGCAGCAATAGGCTCGCATCTCGGATTCTCAACAGGCACGGCCACCCACAAGGTGGAGTCCGCATTGCTTCAGACGACGTCGGCCAAGGACCTGGCACAGCGCAAGAGCCTCGTCAAGGAGTACGGCGCAAGCCTGTTCGGTTTCAATCATCCAATGTATCCCGGAGGTGACCCCCGGGCGGACGTCATACTGGACCTGGTCCAGGCACTCCCGAGACTGGAAAGCGGCACCCGTAATACTCTCGCGTTTCTCGCCGAACTTCGCGCACAGCAGCAGGCGCATCCGGGCGTCGCAATAGCGCTGGTCACGCTTGCCCGGGCGTTGGGGATGCCCGACGGGTCTGCAACGGCGATCTGGGTACTAAGCCGCACGAGCGGCTGGGTGGCGCACGTGTTGGAGCAGCGCACGATGGGCTTCTTGCTCAGGCCGCGCGCGAAATACATAGGTAGCGCTGCCTTGCGCTGA
- a CDS encoding LysR substrate-binding domain-containing protein, with protein MQALPSFNHLRSFQVIGHHLNPVHAARELNLSPSTLSYQLGILEERLGVRLFIRTGRGLAFTDAGRELHGEVDRCLRQLWTAWQRVAVRGASAPLIVNSLPTFAMHWLLPRLAAVQEQFSNVEIRVSISAVDFVRDALDCAIAYGDGDWPGLRCDFLRAEKLITACSPTTRTAKAPLVGVADLAHHTLLSARSRPEDWALWAEAADSPAPAGERQLVLASRIVVIQAACESLRVAVVDPAMVRAELSAGRLVQALPEVARGKGSYYLLYPEGEEAFARVGAFRAWLLAELAVEETRIA; from the coding sequence ATGCAAGCGCTCCCCTCTTTCAACCATCTGCGCAGCTTTCAGGTCATCGGTCATCACCTAAATCCTGTGCACGCGGCACGCGAACTGAACCTAAGTCCATCGACGCTATCGTATCAACTTGGCATCCTTGAAGAGCGGCTCGGCGTGCGTCTGTTCATACGCACGGGCCGCGGGCTCGCGTTCACCGATGCTGGCCGCGAGTTACATGGAGAAGTAGATCGATGTCTTCGGCAACTCTGGACGGCATGGCAACGCGTCGCAGTGCGCGGCGCATCTGCTCCGCTCATCGTCAATTCGCTGCCGACATTTGCTATGCACTGGTTGTTGCCGCGGCTCGCTGCGGTCCAAGAGCAGTTCTCGAACGTCGAGATTCGCGTGTCAATCTCAGCGGTCGATTTCGTGCGAGACGCGCTTGACTGCGCGATCGCATACGGTGACGGTGATTGGCCGGGGTTGCGTTGCGATTTCCTTCGTGCCGAAAAGTTAATCACTGCATGCTCCCCAACGACGCGTACGGCTAAAGCGCCGCTAGTGGGTGTCGCTGACCTGGCGCATCATACGCTGCTCTCCGCCAGGTCTCGCCCAGAAGATTGGGCGCTGTGGGCGGAAGCCGCGGATAGTCCAGCGCCAGCGGGCGAACGTCAGTTGGTTCTCGCCTCGCGGATCGTGGTGATTCAAGCCGCCTGTGAAAGCCTCCGAGTGGCGGTCGTGGACCCGGCGATGGTGCGGGCGGAGTTATCGGCAGGTCGACTAGTGCAGGCTCTGCCTGAAGTGGCTCGAGGAAAGGGCTCGTACTATCTCCTCTATCCCGAAGGAGAGGAAGCATTTGCGCGAGTGGGTGCGTTTCGGGCTTGGTTGCTCGCAGAACTTGCGGTGGAAGAGACGCGGATCGCATGA
- a CDS encoding MFS transporter, translating to MGGAHTAIANIAIPLSSRYLSSAPSLAIWVVNAYQLAMAVAMLPLVALGERFGYRRVYRGGVLLLKFASLFCALSPSIGTLVASRMLQGLRRTRRHARARAVPLDPAAVKGRTRHRATRADGRVVGIVRAESRGFRPARGRLTLAGRQQRASRRMRC from the coding sequence GTGGGCGGAGCGCATACGGCAATCGCCAACATCGCCATTCCGCTCAGCTCACGGTATCTGAGCAGCGCACCGTCGCTGGCCATATGGGTAGTCAACGCCTATCAGTTGGCGATGGCCGTCGCCATGCTGCCGCTCGTCGCTCTCGGAGAGCGGTTCGGCTACCGGCGCGTGTATCGAGGCGGTGTCTTGTTGTTAAAATTTGCCTCGCTATTCTGCGCGCTGTCGCCGTCGATAGGCACGTTGGTCGCGTCGCGGATGCTGCAGGGTTTGCGGCGCACGCGTCGCCACGCTCGAGCCCGCGCTGTTCCGCTCGATCCTGCCGCAGTCAAAGGTCGCACGCGGCATCGCGCTACTCGCGCTGACGGCCGCGTTGTCGGCATCGTTCGGGCAGAGTCTCGCGGCTTCCGTCCTGCGCGTGGCCGACTGACACTGGCTGGTCGGCAACAACGTGCCAGTCGGCGTATGCGGTGCTGA
- a CDS encoding amidohydrolase family protein yields the protein MDQSQTTTAPRPGKVAYKRIATEEAFAPAEMLQIWRKILEGADPDPGFVSLIGFYMSSKSARARHIIECLTDLGEQRLHHMDEAGIDRQVIALTSPGVQVMDGESAVAFAKVANDELAEAVRKHPTRFTGMVAVAPQDPEAAAKEIERGVQKLGLNGVIINSHTHGEYLSDPKFWAIFEAAEANDTPIYLHPNTPPRNMIQPFLECGLDGAIFGFGVETGLHALRIITAGVFDHFPKLRIILGHMGEALPFWAYRLDYMHRATVKSERYACMKPIQKKPSDYLRENFYITNSGVADEAAIKYTQGMMGADRVMYAMDYPYQHAIEEVGILDNMSSTPEDKKRFYQTNAEVAFGLK from the coding sequence ATGGATCAAAGCCAAACTACGACAGCCCCGCGCCCGGGCAAGGTCGCCTATAAGCGCATTGCCACTGAAGAAGCGTTCGCGCCAGCGGAAATGCTTCAGATTTGGCGCAAGATTCTTGAGGGCGCGGACCCCGATCCCGGCTTCGTCAGCCTGATCGGCTTCTATATGAGCAGCAAGAGCGCCCGGGCGCGGCACATTATCGAATGCCTCACTGACCTCGGCGAGCAACGACTGCATCATATGGACGAAGCGGGGATCGACCGGCAGGTGATCGCACTGACGTCGCCCGGCGTGCAGGTCATGGACGGGGAATCGGCCGTTGCGTTCGCCAAGGTCGCCAACGATGAGTTGGCGGAAGCAGTTCGCAAGCACCCGACGCGTTTCACGGGAATGGTTGCTGTAGCGCCGCAAGACCCAGAAGCGGCAGCGAAGGAGATTGAGCGGGGCGTGCAAAAGCTGGGGCTTAACGGTGTCATCATCAATTCGCACACGCATGGTGAATATCTTTCGGATCCGAAGTTTTGGGCCATTTTTGAAGCCGCCGAGGCGAACGACACGCCGATCTACCTGCACCCGAACACGCCACCGCGCAACATGATTCAGCCGTTCCTCGAGTGCGGCCTCGACGGCGCAATCTTCGGCTTCGGCGTCGAGACCGGACTGCACGCGCTGCGAATCATTACGGCGGGCGTGTTCGACCACTTCCCGAAGTTACGGATCATTCTCGGCCACATGGGCGAAGCGCTGCCGTTCTGGGCTTATCGTCTCGACTACATGCACCGCGCGACCGTGAAGTCGGAGCGTTACGCCTGCATGAAGCCGATTCAGAAGAAGCCGAGCGACTATCTGCGCGAGAATTTTTACATCACCAACAGCGGCGTAGCGGACGAAGCCGCCATCAAGTACACGCAAGGCATGATGGGAGCCGATCGCGTCATGTATGCGATGGACTATCCGTATCAACACGCGATCGAGGAGGTCGGCATTCTCGACAACATGTCGTCCACGCCGGAAGACAAGAAGCGCTTCTACCAGACCAACGCGGAAGTCGCGTTCGGCCTGAAGTGA
- a CDS encoding porin encodes MVLSLSAHASGGVTLYGILDNSVEVANVGSGTAVRMDSGEVLGSRFGFLGTEDIGGGYSIKFTLEQGFLVNNGAVSTPSLSFSRQAWVGVAGPWGELRFGRQNSPVYIPVSGLLDAFGGATIGSALISFLSIVPRVNNAISYHTPNIAGLTAQFMVGLRDTTTAPQNGIANYHVGIEYANGPVGATFGYQSVNDPVGISYPSAPPGSTLKALYAGVSYSFGPVTAFIGYNNNRQTETPLNRDVYVASLRYTISPDMTAAIGIGHARDKSSLDNNANQIGVSYNYFLSKRTTLYAAAAWIDNQNKATFAMNGATTAGIPVAYPGATAKGMQIGLVHRF; translated from the coding sequence ATGGTTCTTTCGTTGAGTGCCCACGCTTCTGGAGGAGTGACCCTTTATGGAATTTTGGATAACAGCGTCGAGGTCGCTAACGTAGGGAGCGGGACAGCTGTTCGTATGGATTCGGGAGAGGTGCTCGGATCACGATTCGGCTTTCTAGGCACTGAGGACATCGGAGGAGGTTATTCCATTAAATTCACGCTTGAGCAGGGATTTTTGGTAAACAACGGTGCAGTTAGTACACCCAGCCTTTCATTTAGTCGTCAGGCTTGGGTTGGTGTGGCCGGTCCGTGGGGGGAACTGCGGTTCGGACGTCAGAACTCCCCTGTCTACATCCCCGTTTCTGGTCTTCTGGACGCATTCGGTGGAGCGACAATCGGGTCTGCGCTAATCAGCTTCCTCAGTATCGTTCCGAGAGTGAACAATGCAATCTCGTATCACACACCCAACATCGCGGGCCTGACTGCTCAATTTATGGTGGGACTGAGAGACACAACGACGGCCCCGCAAAACGGTATAGCGAACTACCACGTGGGAATCGAATACGCGAATGGCCCGGTGGGGGCGACCTTCGGTTACCAGAGCGTCAATGATCCCGTGGGAATCAGCTATCCGTCCGCTCCGCCTGGAAGCACTCTGAAGGCACTATATGCGGGAGTGTCGTACAGCTTTGGGCCGGTGACCGCTTTTATTGGCTATAACAACAACCGGCAGACCGAAACGCCGCTCAATCGAGATGTGTATGTCGCATCGCTACGTTACACGATCAGCCCAGACATGACCGCCGCCATCGGGATAGGACACGCACGGGACAAGTCGTCTCTTGATAACAACGCAAATCAGATCGGTGTTAGTTACAACTATTTTTTGTCTAAACGAACCACTCTGTATGCCGCGGCGGCATGGATCGACAATCAGAACAAGGCAACTTTTGCTATGAACGGCGCGACGACCGCAGGTATTCCGGTGGCCTATCCTGGTGCGACAGCAAAGGGCATGCAGATTGGCCTCGTCCACAGGTTCTAA
- a CDS encoding VOC family protein produces MSTIKCNELVYIRRQVPDLAKAKSFLTDFGLISVAETADAIYFRGTDAAPHCYIIHEGPLSLLGFAFQAKNESDLHVLAAATGRQVEQIDEPGGGMRLRLQEPNGYAVDVVYGIEAREPINIERQAVNTGRRPLARAGTVLRLPQGQPTPVKRIAHVVLGTPIVSETAEWFAQTLGFVASDEVFGHGGSEHIASFLRVDKGDDYVDHHAFLPMRSATAGLHHVSFEAQDIDAVMADHHFLKSRGYDQLWGVGRHLLGSQLFDYWNDPFGHAHEHWADSDRLNASAPIGVWDVKEGLTNQWGDPPSDRFRNNVKP; encoded by the coding sequence ATGAGCACGATAAAATGCAACGAACTTGTCTACATTCGTCGACAAGTTCCCGACCTCGCGAAAGCAAAGAGCTTCCTCACCGACTTTGGTCTGATTTCAGTCGCTGAGACTGCAGATGCAATCTACTTCCGGGGCACAGACGCGGCCCCTCATTGCTACATCATTCATGAGGGCCCGCTCTCCCTCCTTGGCTTCGCTTTTCAAGCGAAGAACGAAAGTGATCTCCATGTGCTTGCAGCTGCAACGGGACGTCAAGTCGAGCAAATTGACGAACCGGGCGGCGGCATGCGTCTGAGACTGCAGGAGCCCAACGGCTATGCCGTTGATGTGGTGTACGGAATCGAGGCGCGCGAGCCGATTAACATCGAACGGCAGGCGGTTAATACAGGTCGTCGCCCTCTCGCCCGGGCAGGAACAGTGTTGCGGCTGCCGCAAGGGCAGCCAACTCCAGTCAAGCGGATTGCCCACGTCGTGCTTGGGACGCCAATCGTTTCCGAGACTGCGGAGTGGTTCGCACAGACACTTGGCTTTGTCGCCTCCGATGAAGTCTTCGGTCATGGCGGTTCAGAACACATCGCGTCCTTCCTTCGAGTCGACAAAGGCGATGATTACGTGGACCATCATGCATTCCTTCCGATGCGCTCGGCGACGGCGGGATTGCACCACGTCTCTTTCGAAGCTCAAGACATCGACGCTGTCATGGCGGACCACCACTTTCTGAAATCACGCGGCTATGACCAGCTTTGGGGTGTCGGTCGACATCTGCTAGGAAGCCAACTTTTCGACTACTGGAATGATCCGTTCGGACACGCTCACGAGCACTGGGCGGACTCCGATCGGTTGAACGCAAGCGCGCCCATAGGGGTCTGGGACGTTAAAGAAGGCCTCACCAATCAGTGGGGCGATCCTCCGTCAGACCGTTTTCGAAACAATGTGAAACCGTAA
- a CDS encoding SDR family NAD(P)-dependent oxidoreductase translates to MTNYTSNQSQAPFDFGRLAPSRGFRLVVVGSHGGIGRALCQAALSIEVEVIALDTASAIDKAGPMEGLHSIAVDVTDNDSIDAAFSAIQERWGSIDGLAFVSGIGARPTPATEHTVEQWDRTMDVNLRGAFLTMTRARPLLLEHSSVVIVSSGLAQQADPGFLAYSASKAGLVALAKTLAKEWAPIRVNTLSPGLVNTPFLAGGSGQATERVGSSLEDWFGVERARAIIETIPLRRIAEPEDIVAPMLFLLGPASRFVTGHTFHVNGGRLMA, encoded by the coding sequence ATGACCAACTACACTTCAAACCAAAGTCAGGCACCCTTCGACTTCGGCCGGCTCGCGCCTTCGCGGGGATTCAGACTCGTCGTTGTCGGTAGTCATGGCGGCATCGGAAGAGCGCTTTGTCAGGCGGCGCTTTCCATCGAGGTGGAGGTTATTGCCCTCGATACAGCATCGGCGATCGACAAAGCCGGGCCCATGGAGGGACTGCACTCAATCGCAGTAGATGTGACCGACAACGATTCTATCGACGCTGCATTCAGTGCAATACAGGAACGATGGGGCTCCATTGATGGGCTCGCGTTCGTTTCCGGGATCGGCGCGCGCCCAACACCTGCAACAGAGCACACCGTTGAGCAGTGGGATCGAACGATGGACGTGAATTTGCGCGGCGCATTTTTAACTATGACTCGCGCTCGTCCCCTCTTGCTTGAGCATAGCTCAGTGGTGATAGTGTCTTCAGGGCTTGCGCAGCAAGCGGACCCTGGATTTCTTGCGTACAGCGCGTCAAAAGCAGGGCTGGTAGCGCTGGCGAAGACGCTTGCCAAAGAATGGGCGCCGATACGAGTCAACACCCTGTCACCTGGTCTCGTGAACACCCCATTCCTTGCCGGTGGTTCTGGGCAAGCGACGGAACGCGTAGGGTCCTCTCTTGAAGATTGGTTCGGGGTTGAGCGCGCACGAGCGATTATTGAAACGATTCCGTTGCGCAGAATCGCCGAACCGGAAGACATTGTCGCACCGATGTTGTTTCTGCTTGGCCCAGCATCGAGATTTGTGACTGGCCACACATTCCATGTAAACGGCGGCCGTCTAATGGCCTAG
- a CDS encoding MFS transporter, producing the protein MSRQQEVAPPFSRALSPAPTDDDSSGLKKPIADTSSSARYPPVVRGYMTLTILIVAYVISLVDRQVLSLMVGPIRAALGIDDIQVGLLQGFSFALFYCVLGIPLGRLADRGNRRLIIAFGMTFWSAATIACAFADSFATLFVARMCVGVGEAALAPAAYSLLADTFAPKRLVRANALFSMGAMLGGGFALVVGGMTLDYATRVAHHVLGGTFQPWQLVFISLGMPGMILTAVLLAAVKEPKRLDDQPLPSMREACKHLWQLRSHLVPLYVCSTLLAAVLFANLGWLPTYFMRTYQTTPSYTGLALGIALMAGCVVGSTIGPSLTAQLFRRGYRDAHMRTVLIASIAILPTVLGTLFHNQKVTLIAACLYFLVQNSYFGAVTASMQAVIPNRLRAMNSGLLFLIMNLVGLGGGTVIVAWTASHVFANASNSIGQAITSVSLVAATGSAIVAALTMKRYRHHASENSKA; encoded by the coding sequence ATGTCCCGTCAACAGGAAGTCGCACCGCCTTTCTCGCGCGCCTTGAGCCCCGCTCCGACCGACGATGATTCCAGCGGCTTGAAAAAGCCCATCGCCGACACGTCTAGCTCGGCAAGGTATCCACCGGTTGTGCGCGGCTACATGACGTTGACCATACTCATCGTCGCGTACGTTATTTCCCTGGTCGACAGGCAGGTCCTCTCGCTGATGGTGGGTCCCATTCGAGCGGCGCTCGGCATCGACGATATCCAGGTTGGACTGCTCCAGGGGTTCTCTTTCGCGCTGTTCTACTGTGTTCTTGGAATCCCGCTGGGCAGACTGGCTGACCGTGGTAACCGGCGTCTAATCATCGCCTTTGGAATGACGTTCTGGAGTGCGGCGACGATTGCGTGCGCCTTTGCCGACAGCTTTGCGACATTGTTTGTCGCGCGCATGTGCGTCGGCGTTGGCGAAGCGGCGCTGGCCCCGGCCGCTTACTCTTTGCTCGCCGACACTTTTGCGCCCAAGCGCCTGGTGCGCGCGAATGCCTTGTTCTCGATGGGCGCAATGCTCGGTGGCGGCTTTGCGCTGGTAGTGGGAGGAATGACCCTCGACTATGCGACAAGGGTTGCTCACCATGTACTGGGCGGAACGTTTCAGCCGTGGCAGCTTGTATTTATCTCCCTTGGAATGCCTGGCATGATTTTGACGGCTGTCTTGCTCGCGGCAGTCAAGGAACCAAAGCGTCTCGACGATCAGCCGTTGCCGAGCATGCGTGAAGCTTGCAAACATCTGTGGCAGCTGCGTTCACACCTCGTTCCTCTCTACGTATGCTCCACGCTTCTCGCGGCCGTACTGTTCGCTAACCTTGGGTGGTTACCGACGTACTTCATGAGGACCTATCAGACTACGCCCAGCTACACAGGCTTGGCCTTGGGCATTGCGCTGATGGCAGGTTGCGTCGTCGGGTCCACGATTGGACCATCGCTCACCGCACAGTTGTTCCGGAGAGGTTATCGAGACGCCCACATGCGCACGGTATTGATTGCCTCTATCGCGATTCTTCCTACGGTGCTTGGCACACTATTCCACAATCAGAAGGTGACCCTCATTGCGGCCTGTTTGTATTTTCTAGTCCAAAATTCCTACTTCGGTGCGGTCACGGCATCGATGCAGGCCGTTATTCCGAATCGTCTGCGCGCAATGAATTCTGGCCTTCTGTTTTTGATCATGAATCTCGTCGGACTCGGCGGCGGCACCGTGATCGTTGCATGGACCGCGTCTCATGTCTTTGCCAACGCGTCGAACTCCATTGGACAGGCGATTACGTCGGTCAGTCTCGTAGCAGCGACCGGTTCGGCGATTGTCGCTGCACTGACGATGAAACGCTACCGACACCACGCTTCCGAGAACTCAAAGGCTTAA
- a CDS encoding tautomerase family protein has protein sequence MPVITVQHLAGAFTRQQQNELMKDITEAVVRQGGEGIRPATIVVINEVADGLWSYGGNALTLAEVEARRKARAAKANIGNDLLT, from the coding sequence ATGCCGGTCATTACCGTCCAGCACCTAGCAGGTGCATTCACGCGACAACAGCAAAACGAATTGATGAAGGACATTACGGAAGCCGTTGTTCGGCAGGGCGGCGAAGGAATTCGACCAGCCACCATTGTTGTCATCAACGAAGTGGCCGACGGCCTCTGGTCTTACGGAGGAAATGCCTTGACGCTTGCCGAGGTCGAGGCGCGGCGAAAGGCGCGCGCGGCAAAGGCGAATATCGGCAACGACCTACTGACCTGA
- a CDS encoding SRPBCC family protein, with translation MYAISVSFDVNPADEPVNVSRTQMWAGLVQKAENAVPFVSAMDECKVIERYEQGLLRQISLRGTSIRERISFTPEVQVLFERIDDPDHGWISNVLSDSDRGLILTFTFALAFPGVAAGSDEERQRGEEVRDSYISAVAATIMEVRRRVTAGEL, from the coding sequence ATGTACGCGATTTCAGTCAGTTTCGATGTTAACCCCGCGGATGAACCGGTTAACGTTAGCCGGACGCAAATGTGGGCCGGACTTGTTCAAAAAGCGGAAAATGCTGTTCCGTTTGTCTCTGCCATGGACGAGTGCAAGGTGATCGAGCGGTACGAGCAAGGACTTTTGCGCCAGATCAGCTTGCGCGGCACGTCGATTCGGGAGCGCATCTCTTTTACGCCTGAAGTGCAAGTACTCTTTGAGCGTATCGACGACCCGGATCACGGTTGGATCTCAAACGTGCTCAGCGATTCGGATCGAGGCTTGATCCTCACATTTACCTTCGCTCTCGCATTTCCCGGCGTCGCTGCAGGCTCAGACGAAGAAAGGCAACGAGGCGAGGAGGTGCGCGACAGTTATATTTCGGCTGTTGCGGCCACGATCATGGAAGTGCGTCGCCGCGTTACCGCTGGCGAGCTTTGA
- a CDS encoding fumarylacetoacetate hydrolase family protein: MKENLFGSLPSRPVLIRYESERGARTGLLLDDRVYDLAETSGEARYVDMAMVLTDWPAFSGWIKKFNPITHNPTVLVGQVKLLAPLANSGSLYCAGANYSDHEAEMAAAQGNASVNQKGARSWHFLKSSHSMTGTGSTVRVPAASSALDWEVELAAVIGVKGKDLAIETALDHVAAYTIAIDFSARDLSRRQDVPERSPFRMDWLSHKSFDGACPIGPWLVPADNVPDPQNLDLSLSVNGDTKQRSNTSHMIFSLAEQIRDISERITLWPGDIILTGTPAGVGSSRGEFLRAADIVSAKVAGLGEVRVLIA, translated from the coding sequence ATGAAGGAAAATTTATTCGGTAGCCTGCCAAGCCGTCCCGTGCTAATTCGTTACGAGTCGGAGCGAGGTGCACGAACGGGACTTCTTCTCGATGACCGCGTGTACGACCTCGCGGAAACAAGTGGTGAAGCCAGATACGTCGACATGGCGATGGTGCTGACGGACTGGCCCGCTTTCAGTGGCTGGATCAAGAAGTTCAATCCGATCACGCACAACCCGACAGTGTTGGTCGGGCAGGTGAAGCTATTGGCACCGCTGGCGAACTCGGGAAGCTTGTATTGCGCCGGCGCCAATTACTCCGACCACGAAGCGGAAATGGCTGCGGCCCAAGGCAACGCCTCGGTGAATCAAAAAGGGGCAAGGTCATGGCATTTTTTGAAGAGCTCGCATTCCATGACCGGAACGGGATCAACCGTGCGCGTGCCGGCGGCCTCTTCGGCGCTAGATTGGGAAGTCGAGCTTGCGGCGGTGATCGGTGTTAAAGGGAAAGACCTTGCTATCGAGACGGCGTTAGATCACGTCGCCGCTTATACCATCGCAATCGACTTTTCGGCCCGAGACTTGAGCAGGCGGCAAGATGTGCCTGAGCGTTCACCATTCAGGATGGACTGGCTCTCGCACAAAAGTTTTGACGGTGCGTGCCCAATCGGGCCGTGGCTTGTCCCCGCCGACAATGTTCCCGATCCGCAGAATCTCGATCTTAGCCTCTCCGTAAACGGTGACACCAAGCAGCGCTCGAACACAAGTCACATGATTTTTTCGCTGGCTGAGCAAATCAGAGATATATCCGAGCGTATTACGTTGTGGCCCGGAGACATCATCCTGACGGGAACGCCGGCGGGGGTCGGAAGCAGTCGGGGAGAGTTTTTGCGGGCGGCCGATATTGTCTCTGCGAAGGTTGCTGGGCTTGGGGAAGTTCGGGTACTTATTGCCTGA
- a CDS encoding zinc-binding dehydrogenase, translating into MKAVLMERFGGPDVLALTDVRDPTPQADEVLIKVHAVTVNRTLDLAVRAGRYGRPVNLPHVLGADPVGTVAAVGDAVSDRKIGDRVVTSPILRPASANQPPVLLGVSVWGGYAQYVCVPAVATHLVPEGLSFEDAAVIGRHAPLALHLLKSKAAVRPGETVLVMGATGGLGAVGVQIAKWLGATVIAGAGARARIERAIALGADHGIDYRAQDLQQEVMKLTEGRGVDVVFENIGDAELFPKAVASLARGGRLVTAGSHGGGIVPLNVTTLYQRQLTLYGSTGQTAADVEQVLRLGTDGLLRAEIAVSMPLGSAADAHDSLESGRVSGKILLLP; encoded by the coding sequence ATGAAAGCTGTTCTGATGGAAAGGTTTGGTGGCCCGGATGTTTTGGCACTGACGGACGTCCGTGACCCGACCCCGCAGGCCGATGAGGTCCTGATCAAGGTACATGCGGTCACAGTTAACCGGACTTTAGACCTCGCTGTCAGAGCCGGTCGCTACGGCCGGCCGGTCAATCTCCCGCACGTACTCGGAGCGGACCCGGTTGGCACGGTAGCGGCTGTCGGCGATGCCGTTTCTGATCGCAAGATCGGCGATCGCGTAGTCACGTCGCCCATTCTGAGGCCGGCATCGGCTAATCAGCCGCCTGTCTTGCTCGGCGTGTCCGTGTGGGGTGGGTATGCACAATATGTCTGCGTTCCAGCTGTCGCGACTCACCTAGTTCCCGAGGGTCTTAGCTTCGAGGACGCTGCTGTCATTGGCCGACATGCGCCGTTGGCGCTGCATCTGCTGAAGAGCAAGGCCGCGGTTCGCCCCGGCGAAACAGTGCTCGTAATGGGGGCGACGGGTGGTCTCGGAGCCGTCGGCGTTCAAATCGCCAAATGGCTGGGGGCAACGGTCATTGCTGGCGCGGGCGCGCGCGCCCGCATCGAACGCGCGATCGCACTGGGAGCTGATCACGGTATCGACTATCGAGCGCAAGACCTCCAGCAGGAAGTGATGAAGTTGACGGAGGGGCGCGGGGTAGACGTTGTGTTCGAGAACATAGGAGACGCTGAACTGTTTCCCAAGGCAGTCGCCAGCCTTGCGCGCGGCGGGCGGCTCGTAACCGCAGGATCGCACGGGGGCGGCATCGTGCCGCTTAACGTGACAACGCTCTACCAACGGCAGCTCACGTTGTATGGTTCCACAGGACAAACAGCGGCTGACGTCGAACAAGTCCTTCGCCTTGGTACTGACGGGCTACTGCGGGCTGAGATTGCCGTTTCGATGCCCTTAGGATCGGCCGCCGATGCCCACGATTCGTTGGAAAGCGGCCGAGTGTCCGGCAAGATCCTGCTGCTGCCCTAG